Proteins encoded in a region of the Flavobacterium sp. PMTSA4 genome:
- a CDS encoding YebC/PmpR family DNA-binding transcriptional regulator has protein sequence MGRAFEFRKGRKMKRWAAMAKAFTRIGKDIVMAVKEGGPNPESNSRLRAVIQNAKSANMPKDNVERAIKKATDKDTANYKEVLFEGYAPHGIAILIETATDNNNRTVANIRSYFNKCNGTLGTQGSVEFMFDHTCNFRIPKGDIDIEEMELEFIDFGAEEIFVDEDDILIYAPFESFGAIQKELENRGIEILSSGFERIPQITKELTEEQVADVEKLLEKIEEDDDVMNVYHTMQE, from the coding sequence ATGGGAAGAGCATTCGAATTTAGAAAAGGTAGAAAAATGAAGCGTTGGGCAGCCATGGCCAAAGCCTTTACACGTATAGGAAAAGATATTGTAATGGCCGTAAAAGAAGGTGGACCAAATCCTGAATCAAACTCACGTTTAAGAGCTGTTATTCAAAATGCCAAATCGGCAAACATGCCAAAAGATAACGTTGAACGCGCTATTAAAAAAGCTACTGATAAAGATACTGCCAACTATAAAGAAGTTCTGTTTGAAGGTTATGCTCCACACGGAATTGCTATTCTAATTGAAACAGCAACTGACAATAATAATAGAACGGTTGCAAATATTAGAAGTTATTTTAATAAATGTAACGGAACTTTAGGAACACAAGGTTCGGTAGAATTCATGTTTGACCATACTTGTAATTTCAGAATCCCAAAAGGGGATATTGATATTGAAGAAATGGAGTTGGAATTTATTGATTTTGGAGCAGAAGAAATTTTTGTTGATGAAGATGACATCTTAATTTATGCGCCATTTGAAAGTTTTGGTGCTATTCAAAAAGAATTAGAAAATCGTGGTATCGAAATACTTTCTTCAGGTTTTGAAAGAATTCCTCAAATCACAAAAGAACTTACAGAAGAACAAGTTGCCGATGTTGAAAAATTACTAGAAAAGATTGAAGAAGACGATGATGTGATGAATGTTTATCATACCATGCAAGAGTAA